attcGAGATAAACTCATTTAGAGTAAGTTTGGTTTGGCAAAATAATATTCATGACTACTTACAAGTAAAAGTAAGATTGACCTTTGCAATTAGATAgagataatattaatttgatctTATTCTGTCGTGTGGTAATATTTTTTCTAGAAATATTCGAGTGCCTACGTCTAAGTAGTATTGTTACTTTGATTCGATAAAGTTGCGTAACTTGACGTCAAAAGGAATTAAATGACTCAATTACTAAGATTAATGACGAAGTAGTGGATCGTAGGTAGTAGACAAATCGATGAATAAGGCTGCgttatttttatacagttttTTTATTCGGTCAGATATCCATTATGGCAATAATATCGACATACATTTTCTTATAATTTTCATGCTCTTTCATGTTACCCTCATTGATTACAGTATTTACAGTGCATTGTTTCATGTACAGCTTCTTATGTACCCCTTTAATCCATCTTCGGTCAAGATCACAAGTTTTCTTAAAACCTCTTAGTAAAATTTCAGCAAATCTTAATACGGCACATTAGTAAATAAGTATGACACTGATTCGGCGTAATGCGTGCGTCTGATCGCTTCAGCCAACATCACTGAAATATCAATGGTCTGCAATTTCGGACACAACTTCATGTGTTTCTCCTGAGGTATCGTATTCGTCACCACAATAGCCTCCAAACATGAACTGTTGATCTTGTCAATGGCATTTCCAGCGAATATTCCGTGACTCAATATCGCGTATATTTTGCTAGCTCCAGCTTCACGCAATTTCTCCGCTCCTTTGACTATTGTGTCGCACGTGTCAGCTAAGTCATCTACCATGATAGCTATTCTGTTCTTGACATCTCCGACTAGCACTGTTGAGTCGCCTTCGTTCGCTCTTTGTCTCTCTTTGTGGATGATAGCAAAGTCGATCTCTAGTCTGTCAGCTATAGCAGTCATCCTCTTAGCACCACCAGCGTCTGGTGATACCATCACACTGGTTTTCCACTCCGGTATATTCTCCATGATCCACTTCGTGATAGCTGGTTCTGCGTATAGGTTGTCGACTGGGATGTTGAAGAATCCTTGGATTTGGGACGCGTGGAGGTCGATGGTGATGACGTGGTCAGCTCCAGCCACTGATACAAGATTGGCGAGTAGTTTAGCTGTGATAGGTGCTCTTGCCTTTTCTTTCTTGTCCTGTCTGGAGTAAGGGAAGCATGGGATAACAGCTGTGACGCGGGACGCTGATGCAATCTTGCAAGCGTTGATCATGATAAACATCTCCATTAGGTTATCGTTGATATCCCCACACCCACTTTGGACGATGTAGACGTCTTCTCCTCTGACTGATTCCCCAATTTCCACATTGGTTTCTTTATTGCTGAAGTACTTTGTTGTCGCTTTCCCGAGGGGTATTCCCAGTTTTGCGACGATCCTTTTGGCGATCTCTGGGTGAGAGGTGCCggtgaaaattttgatgttggGCATCCTTGGGCTTGGGTTGATGAaactttttctttgtttttcttcTCTTGGGTTCTCCTGGCTATCTTCAGGTTTCATTAAGAGTTCTTAAAAGCGGTATCTTCTCAGTCCAGTTGCCGGACACAGAATGATCTTGTTTGCATTTAAAACTGATTTATCAATCTGGGGTCAAGATATCAGGTCTCCGGTAATCAGAGTCCCCCGCAATGGAAGTGTACATACAGTTCGTTATCTGTCCAGTAAACACAAACAACGGTTCATATTGTTTTGCGTAAGTCTGTGATAATATTCGTAATAGTTACAACACTTTCATTATGTTTATGTAACTGTTCAATAATAAAACACGGTAACGATGCAATCAATACTTTGAAaaagctttaatttaatttgtaattggTATCCATAGTAACCATTCTGGTTTTCTTTGGGGTCGGcgaaattacttttaattgtgTGCCTGGCGTACCTATAGGCttacaaataggtacctaccagcTGGGGTTGCGGTAATGCGGTATTTATTACCGTTAGGGACATATTGGAGAAAGTGTGAGAATTACCTAAATATTCTCGAATTCTCCTTGTACCTATTCTCATATATGTATAGTAGGTAATAGTACTTGTGTAGTAACTCGTcaataaaatatctaagttAGATTTGACAGTTCATAGATAGTTAGTTACTTCTAGTTTTTCCCttgttatttttgtaacattgtacctTGGAATAGTAGCTAGTGGGagttgtaataaaaactaattaaaataatattattaaatttaatcatTACGTACGCCCTAACTAACAAGGTATTGTTTACCTAGCGGCGGTCCCAAACAATAGAACAAAACACAAAGCTTTACAGTTAAATTAGTTAGCAAAATTTGCTTTTAAGGTGTAGGCACTACGAGCGAGCATTGCACTCGTACACGGTCCAATAGTTGCTATTAATTAATTCCATCgaaataaattatataattattatattcacTGAAAATATCGTGAGCAATAACGCCGTTTTTCAAGTCACACAAGTCAATATTTGTTGTGGATTTTCTGTAATTATCGTAGTTATTCTGGTTGTCGTCCAGGCCGTATATTTTGATTTCTGTAACCATATTTGCCCAAACCGCTTCTGGACCGCAGAATACGTCGAAATCATCACCTTCACTTGTTATTTCTAGTTCTGTATGATTAACCTCAAAGTTTACTGTCATATTTGACGACATGTAAAGGCTGCCCAAGGCATGAAAGACCTCTATTTCTATAAGACCGTTGGTGACAACGCTTATTCTCTCCAATGCAATTGTGAGAGAGAAGGGAGAGTTTTTGCGAGTTAGTTCTGCTGTTTCTTTTGTATCctgaaaagcaaaataaaactgttaaatagaAGTTTGATAAAAATCTtagattttataataataataactctttattgcacaccacaacaagaacaagaaaaataaaagaaacacaCGGACGAGTTGGTACAATAGATTTGTATTTCAGGATcatcttctatgatctgagggtatgacctaatattttttatgtgttAAAATTTTAATCGAAAACAATCGAAttaagaacctcctccttttgttgaagtcgctTAATGAGCTCACAATTTAATTAATGGGTATCTTTTTGACTGACGTCTACTTCACAGGCATCTCTTTGAATGATTACttgattaatattataattcattaattataatatttatctatcaggtaggtacttaaatagttCTAGTAACCTACATAAAGTTATATCTTAAGTgagtcattcttatttatttttccgtTAGTCGAAAGTTTCCAAGTTTGACATGGCTGTAATTACCTAAGCAAATATTTAGCATAATCTATTGTTTAAGTAAACAGATATTATAGGTGTTGTACTCAGTAAATTAGTATAGAAATCATATTAGCCAAATCAAATAATATGTAGTTCGATTTTATAATTCGCttataatgttaaaacttttgGAAAAGGCCAACTACGGTGCGTaggtaatctatactaatattataaatgcgaaagtaactctgtctgtctgtccgtctgtctgtctgtctgtctgtctgtctgtctgtattgctttcacgcctgaaccgattttgatgaaattgggCTTGGAGATAGTTATAGGTTTAAGCTTGTAAGCGCTTTGGACCTGCTCTGTAAGCTTACAAGTGTtttgcattaataaataaataataaataaataaatagtcccgggaaaggtcccgggactatttatttatttattatttttattacatatttatattacataggatagtttttataccGGTTTTTGAAACTGGGACGCGCGCGTTTAggtttttctgtgactgacAAAATTCCACGAGGGCGAAGCCGCTGGCGGAAAGCCAGTACCTTATAAAATAAGTCAACTTTTTGATCTCATCAATAGCCGTCATTATTATTCCAAAGCAGTAGATCATTTAAATTGGACACCAGAGAGCTTTTTAGAGGCCGAttgcaaaaaaaactttattataaaaatattcaaaagtgATGTGACcagaaattattttgtttttaagtgaTTTTGAAGAATTTTAGTAAACTTTAGTTACTTTGTTTTAAAGTGATTTGAAGAATTTtactgtttataattattataatttatctgTCAACTTTTAAGCTAGATAATCTAAAAATAAACCTACATTTTATAACGCGCATTCTTTAGGGCCTTATAAAAGGCAGGGCAAAATGTTGAAAGAATGGAATTTACAGGAATTTAGGACCCAAAGTACGTCCTCAAGTATGTGCCTACattttacatagttttattgAATCTAGAAAATAACATAGATCCTAGACCTTCATTTTTGTTAATACATTTTTCCTAAACAGATTTTTATTTggaatatttgttaattttaaagagTTCAGTACTTACTCTTTGAGTTACTACTATGCTGCGACTGCAAATCAACGTAATGAAGTCAGATTCCGTGGTCATCAAGGTATGAGAGTCATTCTCTTCAGCTTCTATCTTCAAGCCACCAGAAAACTCGAACCATGTTCCTGGTGGAATCCTAATGTGGACGTGTGTCTGACTTGGCTGAAGATTTGGCACTATCATCAGGTGATCACCCACACAGAATTGCGTGTTCAAGTCGTCCAAATCTGAGTGAGGAAACTGATAGAACATAGGTCTCAACACAGGCCCTTGCTGTAGCACCGTGTACAAGTAAGGCAACAGACTCAAACGCTCATTCAAAGCCCGCATCATTATGTTCTGGCGCGTTCTATCAAAAGCGATAGGGTCTCGTGGGGTATTCTTGGCGTGGATTTTGATCATTGGGAAGTAAGTCGCGGCTAAATACCATTTCACGCAGAGATGCTCCTGGTTGTCTTTGTCAAAGTGTTCTGTGTCACCGCAAATAGGTGTAGTCCAGTGCCATTGACCAGATATCCCTCCTAATGCTGCCTCTACCAGCTCTCTACGAAGACTTGTCCAAGAAGATGCGACATTCTGTCGGTTTGTAGCAGCGTTTGCCTTCATCCATACACTAGTCGAGTAAATTGGAGTGTCAATAAATTTCTTTTCAATGGCGCTCACGAATTTGCTGCCATATTCGTTATGGTCGTAAAAGTATTCTTCTCCTTGTGGCCATCTTGCGTTCCATTGTGGAATGTTATTGAAGGCTATTTTGAAATTctgtaaaagaaataaataatgtggagTTTTTCTATTATGACTGAAATATTAGGTTTTTGCTTGAAAGATACTTTTATAATTCGATTCTCTTTTGTTGTTTCGTCAAATCGTcttacataatacataatacttaatttcttcaaataatagggtttctttttaaagtacctaatagGCATTCGGAGATATCTGTATATTTGCTATAGGCTTTACTGTAAGAGGATGCCTGAACAAATAGATTCAGATTTACGATTGTGACTTAACTTAGTTTGACTAATTTTGTCTGTTGTATCTTGTCGTAGTTACAAGAACTTtaaaaggctgagttgcaccacctaactttaccgtaactatgacgttaaccgatgttttttgtatggagtttcacagatttttgacgtttgtcaaagttaaagtaagatggtgcaacccagcctaagcacTACGCATTTAAGGTTTAATCTGAGCAATATGTCTCGTTATTAGGGTTCCACGGACCGAATAGAGAATGATAATATAAAGATAGAttcacaaacaaacaaactaacCCATTAGCAATTACTTAGTGAATAGACATTGTGTATCCAAGAACGGGGATCATGACATTGAAAAATGTAATAGCCATTGGAAATAATGTATTGGGTAATAATGTGATTGTGGTTGATCTTTCGATCTAAAATCAACTTTAACGTCACAACAGCCTAAATATTTTAACACACGAACTCATAAATATTAGGATGATAATACTGTTAAATAATTtgactttttataatttacttacttcatTAAAATAAGGCAAAAGCTGTTCAGTTTCGTTATGCAACTTCAATGACTGGTCCAGCGGCCAGCTATCCACCAAAAAGGTTCCGTCCAAGGTTTCGTTATACGCCCACAGCCTATCCAATAAATCCTCAGACGCATTTCCATAATCTGGGTACGCAACGTTGTAGTCATTTACAAGACCCAAGTACAACCCAGACGAAGGCGACTGTAGCATATACTCTTcgaattcacaaacgatgttgaAACAGGCCGATCGAACATCTGTCGTATTAGACCCAACATCGTCCGTTTTGTTTTCTATTTCTTCTTTGATGTAACGGATCTGGAAAAGGCAGGCCAAAAAGAGTAAGATTTCAtatttaagttaatataagttGCTAAAAATGTTGCCCAAAACCTGTAATTGACGTATATTTTCTCTTTGAAGccatgaaatagttattttgagTGTGAATTTGTCATGTCAGTGAATTGTAAGAActctaagaaaaataaaatttcaaggCCCAAAAGTGTTAAAAGGACAGATAAACTTTTTCTGAGAAACAGCTGAAAAAGAGAAAActaacaaaaaagaaataacggttacaataacaaatatttttttcacgaAGATGAAAGTTATGAAATGGCCAAACTTATCTTCCAAACAAATGATAAATGAGCaagtattttataaagattGTTATTATACTTTTGGACGTTGACACTTACCTATTCACttttataagtacctaagtatctTTTGAGAGGCTGTTTGAATGTTATTAATTTGATAGAGCAAGTTGCCTAAATTCATTCAAGTTTGAATCTAGACTATTCATTGGGGTGTTTAACCTTACTTGATTAactttaaaatacctacctacttttctAAGTAATCTCGATCAGTAGGTTTTCGTTGTGACTTCAATCATTAAATACTGCATTTATTTAGTTCAATtcaaactatcgatattttgcAAAACTGTGATTCTTAGCAGTTTTCTGTTtcctcataataatattaataagttatttcttttttcttctgCTCATAAGGTAGTCAATTATTTTTCGTAGACGTGACATTATTGTGTGTTTTTGGAGCATATTATTGCTAATCAAATATGCAGGCACATCCGTTACGTGTCATATTTGATTCCAACGctacttatttgttttgttacgAACAGACCAAACCATTGCTGATGTAAAGACGGCAGCACATCTAGCTAAGCAATGTAGCTCTTAATTCAATTATTgtaggtgcgattttgcaacataaATCTATATTCTGATCTGACTTTTGTACCTATCTGTGTCAATGCAATCAAAATGACCTATTGATGGGTGAACCTAAGATACAAACAGTTAACCATTTACAATGGAATAAAATAACTGTTTGCCCGATCTGTACAAATGAAATCTACATGGTGACTTTGGTGGACTACAGGGAGTGGCTAAATTTTTAGGAGCAAAATCATTATTtctattaattttgtaattatttatttttatccactgcgtgcggtttcaaaattggcacacgtagataatttacttcgttcatagaaaaatacaaacacccagttaactgcaaagtttaatagatattttaaaataataataagccccttAATAtgtacaacgtgtcccaaaattcaaggataagccgacgccacaggacggacatagtcatgactactttagaaaaaataaggaaaaaaatctatctcaattatttttttacttacacaataaattatgaaattcgacgaaaattgacaccccttatgatattttacattaccacgaccacaatttttcagatattcctgtttttctgtttatatcgacaacttaagtagtgctgctgttcaccccaactcttaaaacccccagaatccttgcagtttttacacaaaagttaatcaaaatatgttatttccttaaaattttcaacgatttttactttcactccactttgacttatcgttttgtaaaaaaaaagtatgaacactactgcggcaagttttttataaagttgacgcaactatccaagattccaaaatggtataatactctaagaaacctagtcgcaaaaaagatatgcgtaccatttttacaagcacttcgcttgttagttagtatgggataaatcttgcaactgaatttaaaaccagttctccttaaccaattgagctaaaatttggtatacttgtgtaagtacgatgacaatgcaatattaatggtaccattgagctggatggagtctggaggtggccataggaactcttaacgaaacggcggaattgcatctagtttgggttcgttggacttgtcttttcgagcactttagtgctagatgatgtccagggtcctgataatgaagtcaagaggtggcagaagctggccataggaactcctaaacgaaacgtcggaagcttatcgagtttgggttcgttggatttgtcttcccgagcacttgggccatgagattgagaaacaactgaaaagtttaaaataaaattgtaattaaaaaaaaaactttttttaaaaacaagcttgacttcgtttgaaaattataactgacttcatcatcaggaccctggacatcatctagcactaaagtgctcgaaaagagaagtccaacgaacccaaactagatgcaattccgccgtttcgtttagaagttcctatggccacctccagtctCCATTCAGCTCAATGGAACCATAATATtacattttcatcgtacttacataagtataccaaatttcagctcaatcggttgaggagaactggttttaaattcagttgcaagatttaacccatactaactaacaagcgaagtgcttgtaaaaatggtacgcatatcttttttgcgactaggtttcttagagtattataccattttggaatcttggatagttgcgtcaactttataaaaaacttgccgcagtagtgttcatactttttttttacaaaacgatgagtcaaagtggagtaaaagtaaaaatcgttcaaaattttaaggaaataacatattttgattaacttttgtgtaaaaactgcaaggattctgggagTTTTGagagttggggtggacagcagcactacttaagttgccgatacaaacaaaaaaacagaaatatttgaaaaatagtagtcgtggtaatgtaaaatatcataaggggtgtcaattttcgaaaaatttcgtaatttattgtgtaacttaaaaaataattgagatatatttttttccttatttttcctaaagtagtcatgactatgtccatcctgcggcgccggcttatccttgaattttgggacacgttgtatattggaatgaaagaataaaataaaataatgggcACCCACGAATTATAtgtattttgataaaaactacgatttaaaataatttcgataaagtaatattgttatttgttctatagagcttatcaAAATTTTTTGGCAACTGTTtgcaatttcaccctgtatacaaataTACGTGGAATGTTTTTGTAAATCTTTGGAAGGatacagtacctacttaatttgaTGTCATGCGCCTCGTTGAGTAGGTAAAGTCCACTGTAGTGCAGACTATACACTTTTATCCCAAAGTCGGCCCTATTACAACTACGTAAGATGTACTATAGCTTGAAGTGCCCTCGTCTGTACATTACGTAATCCTGATGGAGGTATGACAGACTGTTTTACGAGGTAAACAGTACATATCCCAGACCGCAGCCGTGTCCTTAGAAAAAGTTACATTCCCGgcaaatgacattgggaactttttgccccacttttcgaaaagtagcggacacaaacgaaacctatcacagatgatacatactaatatccaatgaatttccgtgcatttttttttctctcttatatgggaatattgagaaaattaagttttaatattttattttattttacatttaggtaacatttttgacgacctccgtggcggagaggcgcatacaccggttttcaaggtgtgccgggccaatcctgaggtcccggtttcgattcccggccgggacaatatagaaaacgatcttttcacattgtctttagtttgggtgtgttgtggttcgtcgttcccaatttccataacacaaatgccttagctacttattttgggttggagtaatatatgagatgttgtctaatattaatttaagtatttataatattttatttatttatattattttatttatattttttatttatttatattattttatttacttttattggttactctgcaatgccaaacaacataacatgtaaaaatatcaaatcattttagacaaatatattttcaacttagactcgtcatatctcagaattccaaTATCTCAtaacatagcgctttaagtgaatatacctacaagtataaagctttgaaataaaatacgtttcatctttgtccgccgtggggcattttctcatattaaagttcccaatgtcctttaaTTCCAAAATCGCTGCCCTACGTTCATTTGGTTACTTAAATACCTAACATTGCGATGTGAACCGGcaatataaaaaaagtataggAACCAGGAACACTAGGAACTGCAGAGTGCTGATGGAACTAAGATGCGGAAATGAGGAATGCGGAAGAaaggggcgcgtcttcgtggatgaaacgatctatattgGCAATTTAATACTTACATAAGGCGCTATATGGGGTACAAATCTTTTCCCAGCGCTCTTCACGGCTTCGGCCCCTGCGTCTACTGCACTAGCATCGGCACTGCCATCAGAGTGGAACACAATGGGCTTAGTGCCGCAATGGCTCTCGTACGGCAAGCCAGCGAGTGTCGCGTTGGCTATGAAGGTGGTCAGGTGCGTTAGTGCTTCGTCATCGTCTTCTGACATTTCGCTGTAACGAGTAAAAGTCTAATCAAAAGTCTAAACACcactgttttaattaaaatagagtTTTCTTCTTAAGGGAAGACAAAAATTTATTTGCGAATTGCCCATTCTTTTAATTGAACGTTGAACTCTTTTAAGGTGTTTAGAAGGGgatggtaaaataataataatattatgaaattttTAACAAGATCTTTTTCTTGTTAaaagtacttacataatattttaacaagAAGTGTTAGTACAGAACTTCTTTTCATCTTTCAGTATGGAATTATGTAAATATAACTATCTTAACACATTTTATACAGTACTAAGAATCTCATTGATAGCCAGGTGAACTATTACTATAAGTAACTTCTAATTGAATCCGAGTTTATTAACACTGAAACTAACATTATAAGCCTTCCGAGTACACCTAAGTCCTTGTTCGGGAAGCTTTATAACTTTAAGCTCTACCCGTCTCTTGgtgtatcgttcgttcgttcgtttcagccgaatgacgtccactgctggacaaaggcctcctccaaggttttccacaatgaacggtcctgcgctgcccgcatccaggctcttcccgcgaccttcaccagttcGTCGGTCGATCTTGGTGTATGCTTCAAAGTAATTAGTCGTTACAATAACCAAAAGACATTGTTAGACAAAAGCCTTCCCCTCAAGGATTTCCGTGACCGCAACTACCGgtcctgcccgcatccaggtgcttcccgcgatctTTCTAATTGAAATCTTTAGACCGACACATTAGGCAGTCAGAAGCGTGACAGCAGTGTGGCAGCACTTCCAATGACTTGACCCACTTTTagtcatggacctataaaaaaagtcggacggattctcatcaacaaaatactgtgacattaggatacaccagcttgcctgtacgtacaggccggcacgcacacattcacaccctgttacaccacttcgagtgcaaacttcacacagttgacacatttaagcagcgaaaaaacaacacgaatacgacatgtcttgtgtgatgaaattgtgtaaaaaccgttctgttcgaacaaacaaaaattaaggaatcacatttcacaggcaaaataataatccaatcacttatttcccgacattaaaatattgaaattaattgaaatcaaacgtcattcactcgaaaaaataatacgtcaaagaccagtgttctcagttatttacgtgggaaaattacccgaaatatgggaaattaataataattttaggactttttagttatttattacgcatactatggaaataaaataatttatcataataattgtgttttaatgggatatattttcataggcaaatttgatccttcccaaaaatgtggaactgcaaaattcaaattttcttacattgatttcaagtcagtgtcaggttgtatgttaaaaaaaatctatcagagataataataatatattgatgatgcataagattatgattataatgtacacaagattcgtaatttgtaactgcgtgaatcatttttgatcaacattatgtacctacataactacataccctgacacactgacttgcaaacaatgtaagaaaatttgaacattgaaaatttcgcgcctacctcatcgcattcacctttcatccttttaaaatggcacggaataattctgtctacatttccaagtaacatctgccgatctatgtttttcttaaaataaatgggtaaaatgttttggctaacatggcatccctaaattcactcacaaaatagacaaacgccaaaattttgcgtcacagttttgttgtagcgcgagttccgtccgcctttttttataggtccatgcttttagtttggtccacgggccaagtcgctggtttgAATTTTGTTTGAATTGAAATGGTTTGAATatagtttttcttccagtgactCGTTGTTAGTTTATTTTGTCACAAAACTAGTAGATTAACGGAAATCCGGGACTAATGGACACGGGACAAGACGCAAAATTCCGGGACAATCCTGGATCCTGCCATCTGGCAACCCTAACTGCagcagttttaatttaataacaaaatacaCGTACATTTTGTTTGTGAAAAGCAATTCAAATGAAATCCAAAACTTTGATTAAAGTTAGAattataatttgaaatattGGTCTCAATAGAAGATTTGTTTACGAAAACATCTTTACCTGACACCAACACTAAATCTCATTACTGCATCTTCGTGTTTTCTTCAAACGTTTGcagtttaataatttatttatgcacTTGAGCGATCAAAGGGAGCTGATATTCGAGCAGATTAAAATTGAACTCATCGAAATAAACATCGAAGTGTTGTTTGTACATATTCTGTCGATTGTTTAGACATTATTAAGTAATCTATCAAATAACAAAGAAAGTTTCTTTAATTGTGAATGTCAAACAGAAAATTGTAATCGATATCATTCGGAAAATCAATCTACTTATTTAGAAAAATACTTACTCAAACTGTATTATAAATTAGTGTATCGCTTCATGCTGTAAACCCAAATAAGTTTTGGAAAATTAAAACCACTCACCTGCAAACGTGAGCTCCAAGCATCCAATACTCCAATTGTTTGTTCACCCCAATGAAACTCACAACATCCCTCATAATATCCTTCGGTTCTGGCCCTACAAACACGTGCAACTTCAACCCCGACCTTGTCATAGTTCGCAACGATATCTGCTTCTCATCCCCGACTATTATCTCCGAGGGTGTTGTCACATCCAGCAACAGCCCGTGAAAGGAACCGTTCG
The Ostrinia nubilalis chromosome 16, ilOstNubi1.1, whole genome shotgun sequence DNA segment above includes these coding regions:
- the LOC135079278 gene encoding ribose-phosphate pyrophosphokinase 2-like, coding for MKPEDSQENPREEKQRKSFINPSPRMPNIKIFTGTSHPEIAKRIVAKLGIPLGKATTKYFSNKETNVEIGESVRGEDVYIVQSGCGDINDNLMEMFIMINACKIASASRVTAVIPCFPYSRQDKKEKARAPITAKLLANLVSVAGADHVITIDLHASQIQGFFNIPVDNLYAEPAITKWIMENIPEWKTSVMVSPDAGGAKRMTAIADRLEIDFAIIHKERQRANEGDSTVLVGDVKNRIAIMVDDLADTCDTIVKGAEKLREAGASKIYAILSHGIFAGNAIDKINSSCLEAIVVTNTIPQEKHMKLCPKLQTIDISVMLAEAIRRTHYAESVSYLFTNVPY
- the LOC135079277 gene encoding probable maltase-glucoamylase 2, with protein sequence MLPYVQGKEKEADQESIVSYDYEKAKEVRWYDKILLNRPLKVIVALLLASILVPTLLFRYLFLASMDSVPSDGHSFGSCLVPRTSRVPCGAGNIPQEECHSQCCYDLVNDVCFHRFPSRFSYIVPVVNWTEEVVLTPRIPIVPFASQRSVTSLRLAIDEVSPTHLSIQVYDSRDMSVSGGRIDNPLYDYRVSTPELNIVVNASQGTIFNTIQGPLIASDNIWEMVFKLTDETMYGLGELPLESGTSKVVYRYKGGLSTAPLIFAKSNGSFHGLLLDVTTPSEIIVGDEKQISLRTMTRSGLKLHVFVGPEPKDIMRDVVSFIGVNKQLEYWMLGAHVCSEMSEDDDEALTHLTTFIANATLAGLPYESHCGTKPIVFHSDGSADASAVDAGAEAVKSAGKRFVPHIAPYIRYIKEEIENKTDDVGSNTTDVRSACFNIVCEFEEYMLQSPSSGLYLGLVNDYNVAYPDYGNASEDLLDRLWAYNETLDGTFLVDSWPLDQSLKLHNETEQLLPYFNENFKIAFNNIPQWNARWPQGEEYFYDHNEYGSKFVSAIEKKFIDTPIYSTSVWMKANAATNRQNVASSWTSLRRELVEAALGGISGQWHWTTPICGDTEHFDKDNQEHLCVKWYLAATYFPMIKIHAKNTPRDPIAFDRTRQNIMMRALNERLSLLPYLYTVLQQGPVLRPMFYQFPHSDLDDLNTQFCVGDHLMIVPNLQPSQTHVHIRIPPGTWFEFSGGLKIEAEENDSHTLMTTESDFITLICSRSIVVTQRDTKETAELTRKNSPFSLTIALERISVVTNGLIEIEVFHALGSLYMSSNMTVNFEVNHTELEITSEGDDFDVFCGPEAVWANMVTEIKIYGLDDNQNNYDNYRKSTTNIDLCDLKNGVIAHDIFSEYNNYIIYFDGIN